The DNA region AAATGCATCCTCATCCCTCCCTGCGGGCGCTAGGGCAGCGCCGCGCCCTGATACACGCCCTCTGCGCGGTAAGCCTCGTCCAGAAGAACGACCGGATGGACGACGCGAAGGGACATCCCCCGCGCCCTGGCGCCGAATTCGATCTGAATCTGGCATCCGGGATTTCCCGTGCACAAAACGGGGGCTCCCGCCGCCGCGATGTGACCCATCTTCCGATCGAGCAGCTGCATGGATATCTCGGTCTGGGTGAGGTTGTAGCTCCCCGCCGAGCCGCAGCACCAATCGCTCTCCTTCAGGGGAACCGATTCGACGTTGACGATGGCATCGAGCACCTTCAGCGGCTGCTCGCGGACTTTCATGGCGTGCACCAGATGGCAAGGATGATGGTAGGCGACCCGCTGGGGCTCGGGGTGGTGCGTTGGGCGAATCCCCGCCTGGGCCAGAAAGACGCTCACGTCCATCGCCTTCTCGCTGAAGCGGCGGGCGCGGTCCGCGAGGTGGGGGTCTCCCGCCAGTAGCTCTCCGTATTCATGGAGCATGGCGCCGCATCCCGACACCGCGAGGACGATCGCATCGTATTCCGCGGGGTTGAAGGCTTCCAGGTTTTCCCGGGCCAGCCGGCGCGCCGTATCCCGATCGCCGGCGTGGGCCTGAAGGGCGCCGCAGCAGGTCTGTCCCCGGGGGAAAACCACCCGCGCGCCGTTCGCCGCCAGGGTGCGCACGGCGGCCCGGTTCACATCCCCGAACAGGAGCGATTGGAGACATCCGCCGAAAAAGGCCACCCGGTACTTTTCCTCGCCGATGGCGGCCACTTCCGCGGGCAGCGGACGCATCGCCTCCAGGGGCGGCACCTCGGGCATCATGGGCTCGAGGCGCCGGAGTTTTTCCGGCACCAGCCCCAACCCGCGCGCCAGCGGGCCGAGCAGCGTCTTTTGATACAGCCGGCCGAAGAACCCGGCCGCCAGCAGCATCCATCGCTTGGGCAGAAGCCACCGGAAGAGGAACCAGCGGACCAGCCGCTCGCCCGGCCCTCTGCGGCGCACCTTTTCGAGACACTCGCGCGCGGCCTCGATCAGCGAGCCGTACTTCACCCCCGAGGGGCAGGCGGTCTCGCAGGCCCGGCAGTCGAGGCAGCGGTCCAGGTGTTTGATGACGGTGGGGCTCGCCTCTATCTCGCCGTCGTAGACGCTTCGCATGAGATAGATCCGCCCCCGGGGCGAGTCCATCTCGTTTCCGAGGAGCGCGAACGTCGGGCAGCTGGTCGTGCACAGCCCGCAGTGAATGCAGGTCTGGATCCGATCGCGATCGAGGCCCTCCGGCCCGTGGAAGGGATTGGCCGCATCCCTTCCCGGCGCATATGCCGCGGCGCTGAACGCTTCGGTGGCCATCTCGTCCCCCTAAATCCTTCCCGCAAAACGCCCCGGGCTCAAAACCCGCTTCGGATCGAACTGCTCCTTGATACGCCGCATCAGATCGAGCGAAACCGCCTCCATGGCGTCCTCGCCCCAAACCGCCACCTCCTCGCGAAGGTGCGCCGGGCAGGTATCGAGGCGGACGTGAACCGAGCGGCCGGAGGATGGTTCCACCCTTGCCCGGCATCCCTCGGAAAAGCGCCGCCAGGCCACTTTCATCGCCGCGGCGTTGGCATCCGCATGAACCCACGCCCGCAAAACGCCGCTGCCCGCATGGGCACACACCGCGACGCGGCCCCCCGCGGCCGATGCCGCCCCCTGCGCCGCATCGGCGAAACGGGGAAGCGCATCCATCCGGCCCGAGGCGCGCATGGCCAGAACATTCGCCCCCGAAAATCTGCCGCCCGGAGGATCCGCCAGCGCCTTTCCCAGTTGCCGGCTCCTCTCATCCTCGAAAGAGACCGGATCGCTCCCCCCCTCGCGCACCAGGAAATCCGGCACCCGGCCCATCTGCTCCCGGAAGCCTTCCTCGAAATCACCGACCGCAACGGCCAGGCACCAGGGCCCCGGCAGGGCGAGCTCCGGCGCCGCTTGCGCGAGCGCTCCGGCCCGCTCCGCGTTCAATACCTCCGCCCACATCGGAGAGAGCGGCAATCCTGTGAGTTTTCGCGCTGCCGAAAAGACGGCATCCGCCGTCGGGAAACCCGCGGCAGCGGCCCCTTCGCGTTCGGGCATCTTGTAGAGGCGGACCGCCAACTCCGTCACCACGCCGAGCGTGCCCCAGCTTCCCGCGAACAGGCGGTTCATGTCGTAGCCCGTCACGTTTTTCACGACAAGCGCGCCGTAGGTGTGTGTCTCCCCGCTCGGCAGCGCGACGCGCATCCGCATCACCCGATCCCGCGCCCGCCCCCAGCGGATTCTCATCGGGCCGGAGCGCTCCGCCATCAAGGTGCCGCCGAGGGTGGCCCGCGACGGATGGGGGGGATCGAGCCCCGCCGTCTGCCGTGCCGGCGAAGTCAGCCGGTTGAGGGCCTCCACCGTCATTCCGGCCCCCACGACGGCGGTCAAATCGTCCTGGAGAAAATCCACCGCGCCCGACAATCGCTCGGTGGAGAGGGCCACATCGTACCGCTCGGGCCGGTACCCGGTTTCCCGGCCGGTCCTCCCGCCGCAGGGGATGACGCCCAGCCCCGACTCGGCTGCGCGGGCGAGTATCCGGACGACGGCCTCATGGTCCGCAGGCCGTGCGACGAGCGCGGGCAAGGCGCCGCATACCTCGTAATCGGAAACACCTTCTTCGGACAAAACGGAAGGTCCGCCGGTATCGGCCGCCACATTTTGCGCAAAGGCATCGAGAGAGGCCGCCATTACTTGGAGATCCCCGCCGGCATCCGGGTGATCCCGCCCCGCTGGGCGACGGGAAACTCGACCTCCCCGCCGGGGATTAATTTGCCGGGATTGAGCAGGCCCTCCGGGTCGATCGCATCGCGGAGCCGCTCCATCCCGGAGAGGGTTTCCGCATCGAACTGATCGCGCATCTCCCGGATTTTTTCGATCCCGATCCCGTGCTCGCCCGAGAGCACGCCGCCCGCCCGGATGCAGGCGCGCAGCACGTCCGCACCGCACGCGATGGCCCGCTCGGTCTCGCCCGGATTGCGGTCGTCAAACAAGACATTGGGATGGAGGCTTCCATCCCCCGCATGAAACACATTGGTGATTCGGAATCCATGTTCCCTGCCTATCTGATCGAACTCCTCGAGCACCTGGGCCAGCTTGGAACGCGGCACCGTCCCGTCGAGGCAATAGTAACAAGGGGCGATCGCGCCGAAGGCCCCGAAAGCGTTCTTCCTCCCCTTCCACAGGCTCGCCCGCTCCGCCTCGGTTTCGGCCATGCGGAAATCACTGCATCGGTTTTTCTCGCAGATGTCCCGAATCATTTTCTCAAGCGGCTTCATCGAGGAGAAGAGCCCGTCGAGCTCGATCAGCAGGACCGCCTCCGCATCCTTGGGATAGCCCGCCTTCATGATGGCTTCGATGGCCTCAAGGGTGTAGCGATCCATCAATTCCATCGCCGCCGGAACACAGCCCGCCGCGATGGTGTCGCTCACCGTCTGGCAGGCGTCGGTAACGCTTGGAAAACTGGCCAGCATCGTCCGCACCCCCTCGGGGTTGGGCGTCAGGCGGACGATCAGCTCGGTGGTGACCGCGAACGTCCCCTCGGAGCCGATGAAAATTCCCCGGAGGTCGTAGCCGGGCACTTCATCCCCATCCGCACCGAGGCGAACCACCTCTCCGCTCCCGAGCACCACGATCATCTCCTGGATGTGGTTCGTCGTCATCCCGTACTTGAGACAATGGGGACCGCCGGAGTTTTCCGCGGCGTTTCCGCCGATGGTGCACGCCATCTGGCTCGAAGGGTCGGGGGCATAGTGAAACCCGTGCGGAGAAGTCTCCTGGGTGAGATGAAGGTTCACCACCCCCGGCTGGACGCGGGCGAGGCGGTTCTCATAATCCACATCGAGAATCTTGTTCATCCGCGTGAAAACGACGAGAACGCCGCCCGGGGCGGGCGTTGCGCCGCCGGAAAGGCAGGTTCCCGCTCCGCGGGCGATCAGCGGGACGCCAGCCCCGCGGCAGGCCAGGACGATTTGCCGCACCTCCTCCGTATCCTCCGGGAGGACCACCGCGGAAGGAACGCCCTTGTAAATCGTCAACGCATCGCACTCATAGGTCTTCAAGGCTTCCGGCGCGGTGTGGATGAAATCCTCCCCGACGATTTCCGTGAGTTTTGCGATGAAGGCCGCCGGGTCCATGAACGCTTCCTGCGCGAAAAGGAAAAGAGAGTGCCGGTCGCTGCGACGCGGCCGATTATACCGCGCAGCGGGAGCGGGACAAAGCAGCGCACACCGTTACCAGGGCGAGCCAGCCGGAATGGAGCCCTCTCCGAAACAATGGTACCAGGCGAGCAGCCTCCGGCCGTCCGAGACGACGGCCAATGCGCTGCCTCCCGCTGTCTCGACGTAGGCCTTTCCGTCCTTGCTCTGCACTTTCAGTACACGGGCCTTGAGCTGCTGCCCGATCGCCCGGGTGCAGCTGGCCCGATCGTGGAACCGTGCACCAATCTTCTTCCATTTCCCGGCGTCCGATCCCGCCAGCTCCCCCGCCTGGTGCACCCACATAAACCAGACCAGAAAGCTCATCAGAATGGGCGCCGCGAACTTTCTTCGCACGAACCCTCCTTCCTCGCTCCCCCCGGAACCGCGCACATGATCGAAAACGCTTCGCCGAAAAATTTTGTTCCGCCATCAGAGCGGAAG from bacterium includes:
- a CDS encoding heterodisulfide reductase-related iron-sulfur binding cluster, with the translated sequence MATEAFSAAAYAPGRDAANPFHGPEGLDRDRIQTCIHCGLCTTSCPTFALLGNEMDSPRGRIYLMRSVYDGEIEASPTVIKHLDRCLDCRACETACPSGVKYGSLIEAARECLEKVRRRGPGERLVRWFLFRWLLPKRWMLLAAGFFGRLYQKTLLGPLARGLGLVPEKLRRLEPMMPEVPPLEAMRPLPAEVAAIGEEKYRVAFFGGCLQSLLFGDVNRAAVRTLAANGARVVFPRGQTCCGALQAHAGDRDTARRLARENLEAFNPAEYDAIVLAVSGCGAMLHEYGELLAGDPHLADRARRFSEKAMDVSVFLAQAGIRPTHHPEPQRVAYHHPCHLVHAMKVREQPLKVLDAIVNVESVPLKESDWCCGSAGSYNLTQTEISMQLLDRKMGHIAAAGAPVLCTGNPGCQIQIEFGARARGMSLRVVHPVVLLDEAYRAEGVYQGAALP
- a CDS encoding FAD-binding oxidoreductase, which translates into the protein MAASLDAFAQNVAADTGGPSVLSEEGVSDYEVCGALPALVARPADHEAVVRILARAAESGLGVIPCGGRTGRETGYRPERYDVALSTERLSGAVDFLQDDLTAVVGAGMTVEALNRLTSPARQTAGLDPPHPSRATLGGTLMAERSGPMRIRWGRARDRVMRMRVALPSGETHTYGALVVKNVTGYDMNRLFAGSWGTLGVVTELAVRLYKMPEREGAAAAGFPTADAVFSAARKLTGLPLSPMWAEVLNAERAGALAQAAPELALPGPWCLAVAVGDFEEGFREQMGRVPDFLVREGGSDPVSFEDERSRQLGKALADPPGGRFSGANVLAMRASGRMDALPRFADAAQGAASAAGGRVAVCAHAGSGVLRAWVHADANAAAMKVAWRRFSEGCRARVEPSSGRSVHVRLDTCPAHLREEVAVWGEDAMEAVSLDLMRRIKEQFDPKRVLSPGRFAGRI
- a CDS encoding FAD-binding protein, giving the protein MDPAAFIAKLTEIVGEDFIHTAPEALKTYECDALTIYKGVPSAVVLPEDTEEVRQIVLACRGAGVPLIARGAGTCLSGGATPAPGGVLVVFTRMNKILDVDYENRLARVQPGVVNLHLTQETSPHGFHYAPDPSSQMACTIGGNAAENSGGPHCLKYGMTTNHIQEMIVVLGSGEVVRLGADGDEVPGYDLRGIFIGSEGTFAVTTELIVRLTPNPEGVRTMLASFPSVTDACQTVSDTIAAGCVPAAMELMDRYTLEAIEAIMKAGYPKDAEAVLLIELDGLFSSMKPLEKMIRDICEKNRCSDFRMAETEAERASLWKGRKNAFGAFGAIAPCYYCLDGTVPRSKLAQVLEEFDQIGREHGFRITNVFHAGDGSLHPNVLFDDRNPGETERAIACGADVLRACIRAGGVLSGEHGIGIEKIREMRDQFDAETLSGMERLRDAIDPEGLLNPGKLIPGGEVEFPVAQRGGITRMPAGISK